GCTGCCGAGCGGGATCGTAGACTTCACGGCGTTTGTCCCCGGTTTCACTTTGGGTCTGACCAAGCGCGAGTTTCCGCAAGAGATTCCCATCGAGGGCGATATCACCGTTCGCATGGAATTCCCGATGCCGGAGATGCGGCAGTTAGACAGCGCTCCGGCGGCGGGCGACGCAATGTGGGGAAAGTGCTCAGCCAAGGTCACAAGAGAGATCGCCGAAGAAACAACAACGGACGGAAGCAAACGTCGTCTGGTCATCGAGCGCTCGCTGCATTTGCGCGGTGAGTGGCTCGCGCCCGAACACTGGAAAGGTTTCCGCGATTGGCTACTGTTCAACGGGCCGCAGGCGAGTCCACCGTTGGTGTTCAAGAAAGTGGAAAAGAAGTAGGTTTTCGCTGAGTAGAAGAACAGCTCAACGAAATTGATCTGACAATCAGCAAACCTGAGAGCCATCCATGGCTGACGAAGCAACTCAAGTCGAGAAATCCCCCGAAGAGCGGGATCGCGAATGGCTGGAAACCGTTTACAAAGGTGACAGCCAACCCCAGCTCACGATCCGGGCGATCCTCGCCGGAATGGCGTTCGGCGGACTCATGTCGCTCTCGAATCTCTACGTCGGACTCAAGTCCGGCTGGGGTTTGGGAGTGGACATCGCCGCGGTGATTGTGATTTTCGCGCTGTTCAAGGCGCTGCAGGGCGTGGGACTGGTCAAGCGCGAATTCGGCATGATGGAAAACACCATCATGATGACGGTAGCGGTGGCGGCGAGCTGGATATCGTCGGCGGGTCTGGTCTCGGCGGTGCCCGCGTTGACCATGCTCACCGGCTACACGTTCGTGTGGTGGCATCTGACCATCCTTATCGGCGTCATTCTGTATCTGGGCTTGTTCATGGCGATTCCCTTCAAGCGGCAGATGATTCAGATTGACAAGCTGCGTTTTCCGGCGGTGATTCCGACCGGCGAGACGCTGAAGGCGATGTACTCGCACGGCGGCGAAGCGATGAAGAAGGCGAAGGCACTGGGCACGGCGGGCGGACTGGGAGTGCTGATCGCCGCGCTGCGCGATGGAGTCGGAGCGATCCCGGGTCTCTTTAACGCTCCATTGGCGATTGCGCGCGTCGGACTGGGTAAACTCACGCTCAGTTTTGAACCGAGTTTGATCTTCCTCGGAATCGGCGCGCTGTTTGGGATGAAGGTAGGACTTTCGATGCTGTTCGGCTTCGTCCTGAACTACGGTGTGCTCGCTCCCAACCTGATCAACGCCAAGATCGTCAAGCATCCCGCCCCGCAAGTGCGGGCCGTGGCGCTGGCGGAGACTCCCATCGCGATTCAACCCGGACAAAGTTTCACCGTCGTCTTGGAAGAAGCGAACGTCGCGCCGGAGATGTCCGCCGGCAGTCGCGTGGACACCCTGACGTACCTCTGGACACAAGGCGCTGTCTATGGCAGCCCGGAGCACCTCCTGCGCGATTTGAACGCCGCCACGTTGCTCGATGGCACCCCGAACCCGTTTCATGGCGTGATCAGCGTTCGCGACACTATCAACAAAACTCATGGTGGCAATGTATTGTTCGTCGAGGCGTCACGAGCTACGGGTTGGGAAGCTGAACTAACGATTGCCGAGAATCAGCCGCCCGAAGTCGCAAAGGCTCTCGGCTTCGCGCCGGGAGCCACACGCCTGCAAACCGTGGGCGGATTTCGCAATATCAGCGCGTGGACGCTGTGGCCGGGAGCGACGATCCTGGTCGTGGGCGGACTTCTCGCGCTGGCGTTTCAGTGGCGGACGCTGGGTCGAACGTTCGGCAGCATCTTCCGCAGCCTGCGCGGCAAGGACGGCGGACACGGCGGAATCACGGAACATCTTGAAATCCCCATGACGTGGTTCGTGTTCGGATTCGTCGTCTTCGGATCGGCATCGGCAATCGTTTTGTATTGGCTGTTCGACATCCATTGGTATATGGGTGTGATCGCCGTCGTGCTGACGTTTTTCCTCGCCGCCGTCGCCACGCGGGCGGCGGCGGAAATCGGCATCAATCCCATCGGAGCGATGGGCAAAATCACGCAGCTCACCTACGGAGTGATCGCGCCCGGCAATATGACGGCGAACTTGATGACGGCGGGTGTGACGTCGGGAGCGGCGGCGAGCTGCGCCGACACCATCTCGAATCTGAAAGTTGGGCACATGGTCGGCGCGCATCCGCGCAAGCAGTTTATCGCGCAAATTTTTGGCGTGCTGGCTGGAGCATTAATGTGTGTGCCCGCCTATTTCATTCTGGTTCCCGATGCGAACGCGTTGGGCGGTCAGCAGTTTCCCGCTCCGTCGGCGCTGGTGTGGGCGGGGGTGGCGAAGGTGCTCTCGCAAGGACTGAGAACTCTTCCATCGAGCGCGGTCATTGCCATGGGAATCGCTTTCCTCGCCGGAGTTATCATCGTGGTGGTAGATCGAATCTTCCCCAAACTTCGCCCCTACACTCCCTCACCGGCGGCCGTGGGAATTGCCATGATGATCCCCGCCTATACGAGTTTCTCGATGTTCCTCGGCGCGGTCGCGGCCTACGTTCTGGAGAAGAAGGCCGTCAAGTGGAACGAAATGTACACCATTCCGATTGCCTCAGGCTGCATTGCGGGTGAAAGCATTGCCGGAGTCGCGCTCGCGGCGCTGGTGGCCTTCGGAGTGCTTGCCTAACGTTATCGCAACAGGATATAACAAGGGCGAACCTGTCGGGTTCGCCCTTTGACTTGGAGAGCAGCTTTTGGCTTCGTCGCGTCCCGCCTCCGGCCCGGAGGGAAGTGATCCATGAACAAAGCCCACGTCTTGGTAGTTGACGACGAAGAAGATATTCTCGAAATCGTTCGCTACAACCTCACTCAAGAGGGCTACCGGGTTACATGCGCGGAGAGCTCCGAGCGAGCGCTGATCGAAATCCGCCGCCATCCCCCGGACGTTCTCATTCTTGATCTCATGCTGCCCGGCGGTCTGGATGGATTGGATCTATGCCGGAAACTCAAGTCGGATGCGGAAACGTCGCAGATTCCGATTATCATGCTCACCGCTCGCGCCGAAGAAGCGGACATGGTAACGGGTCTCGAATTGGGCGCGGATGACTACGTAACGAAGCCGTTCAGTCCGCGGGTGCTCTCGGCCCGAGTGAAGGCCATGCTCCGCCGCCAGCAGGCCGAATCCACGGGAATCCTGCACTTCACCGATCTGGTGATTGATCCGGATCGGCACGCGGTTCACGTGAAAGGCGAGCCGGTCGAACTCACCGCCACCGAGTTTCGTATTCTGAGCGTGCTCGCTCGCCGTCCCGGTTGGGTTTTCTCGCGGGAACGGATCGTGGACGCGACGCAGGGAACCAACGTCGAGGTCACCAGCCGCTCGGTGGACGTTCACATCGTTTCGCTTCGCCGCAAGCTCGGCGAATGCGGCCGCTGCATCGAAACCGTTCGCGGAGTCGGCTATCGCTTTCGGGAGCCGCACGATGAGTAAGCCTCGACTTTCCTGGACATTTTATCCGTATGTCCTTGCCGTCCTCTGCGCATCGCTTCTGGCGGTGGGCGGATTCTCGTCGCATCGCATGTGGTCCATCCGCCTGAAAAACGCAACGGACGACTTGGAGATTCGCGGGCGTCTGCTGCTCGATCAACTCCCCACGCAACTCCTGTCCGTGAGCGGCGACAGCTTAATGAGACTGGCCGACGCGCTGGCGGACCGATCGGGAACGCGGATCACGATTGTGGACAGAAACGGCTTGGTGCTGGCCGACACCCAGCGTCCGCACGGATCGCAGAGCGTGCCGTTCACGCCGGAAGTCCGCGGCGCGCTGAGCGGCGAACGCGGCGTAGCCCGGCGTTACAGCGCGACCGCGCGGGCGGAATTGCTGTATGTGGCGTTGCCGATCCATAGAGATGGCGAGATCGTCGGCGCGCTGCGCGTTTCTCTTCCAATCGAGTGGCTGCGAGCAGATTTTCAGAGTACGAACATTCACATTGCGATCTTTGGACTGGTCATCGCCTTTTCGGCCGCGCTGATCGTGCTTCTGCTGGCCCGTCGCATCGCGCGGCCCCTCGCTCAAATGAAAGCTGGTGCGGAACGGTTTGCGGCGGGTGATTTCTCGACCCGCATCGCCGTCCCCGGCAACGTCGAAATGGGAGGACTCGCGGCGGCGTTGAACGAAATGGCCGAGCATCTCGATGAGAAACTCCGCGCGCTCACGCTCCGCCGCAACGAGCAGGAGGCGATCTTGGTCAGCCTGCGGGAGGGAGTCATCGCGGTGGACGGACGCGAGCGCGTTCTGTTCGTGAATCGTGCGGCGGAGAATCTGCTCGGAATCGAGAACGACCGCGCCGTCGGTCGTCTGCTTACCGAGGTGATTCGCGTAAGTGAACTCCATCTGTTCATCGCCGATATTCTGCGCGGCACAAGCGAGGCCGCCGAAAGCGAAATCCACGTGACCACGGGGACGAATCAGGTTCTGCAGGTGACGGGCACCGAGTTGCGTGACGCTCAGGGAACACGGATCGGACTGCTCGTCGTGCTGAACGACGTCACGAATCTGCGGCGTCTGGAAAACGTTCGACGCGAGTTCGTAGCCAACGTCTCGCATGAGTTGAAGACGCCGGTTACCGCCATCAAGGGTTTTATAGAGACTCTCGAAGAGGGAGCGTGGGAAGATAGCAGCACTGCTCACACCTTCCTTCAGAGAATTTCCCGTAATGCCGACCGGCTCAATTCCATTATCGAGGATCTGCTCACTCTGTCGCGGATCGAGCAGGAAGGTCGGCAGAGCTATCTCCAGTATCCTTTCGCAGGATTGCGGGAAATCGTCGAGGCGGCAATTGCGGGCACCTCTGTGAAAGCGCAGGAGCACAGCATCGGCGTGGGACTTCTGTGCCCCGATGATCTTCGCGTTCGAGCCAACGCCACGCTCATCGAACAGGCCATCGTGAACCTGCTCGACAATGCGATCAAGTACAGCGATCCGGGGAAGATCGTGGACATAGAGGTTGAGCGGGTCGGGAGTGAGGTTTGTGTGCGCGTGCGCGATCACGGCTGTGGAATCGCCGCCGAGCATCTGCCGCGAATCTTCGAGCGCTTCTACCGGGTGGACAAGGCCCGCAGCCGCAAACTGGGCGGTACGGGGCTGGGACTGGCGATTGTCAAGCATATCGTCCAGGCCCACGGCGGGCGAGTGGACGTGGACAGCACTCCCGGCGCGGGAAGCACGTTTAGTGTCTATTTGCCGCTAACGGAGCGGGACACGTAGCGTGAAAGGTATCTCCGTATGTGCGACTGATAGTCATGATATGGACAGTGATATGAAGGAAAACGTACACCGCCGCGTGAGTAACTCCCGCGGCGGTGTTCATTCCCTTCGCCGTTGTCGGTCTCCCATCCCTCTTCCCTCCGTTATCGGTCTCTTGACCGGCAATGGCGCGATGCTCAGTCACACTTGAAACGCGATTTTCCCCCATTTGTCATTCCGGACACCCGCCGCCGTAATCCTATCCACTGCTTGTCGCCGAGGCACCCGACCCGGGTGCCCGGAATTCCTGACTCGGCGGGGCGTCCGGAATCTCGCGCTCGCCCCGATGGTTGCTCTCCCGAGACACCACCAAATGACCTCCATTTTCACGTTTCCTACGGAGAGGACAACCATCCCGAATACCATTTCCCGATTTGCCTGTTCGCCCTAAGACGTTTCTTTTTTACGCCTTAGCGAAAGCGCGGAAATTTCTACGGCGTTGGTGGAAAGACTTGACAAGAGAGGCAGAAAGAAGCATATTAATGACAG
This window of the bacterium genome carries:
- a CDS encoding OPT/YSL family transporter, with the protein product MADEATQVEKSPEERDREWLETVYKGDSQPQLTIRAILAGMAFGGLMSLSNLYVGLKSGWGLGVDIAAVIVIFALFKALQGVGLVKREFGMMENTIMMTVAVAASWISSAGLVSAVPALTMLTGYTFVWWHLTILIGVILYLGLFMAIPFKRQMIQIDKLRFPAVIPTGETLKAMYSHGGEAMKKAKALGTAGGLGVLIAALRDGVGAIPGLFNAPLAIARVGLGKLTLSFEPSLIFLGIGALFGMKVGLSMLFGFVLNYGVLAPNLINAKIVKHPAPQVRAVALAETPIAIQPGQSFTVVLEEANVAPEMSAGSRVDTLTYLWTQGAVYGSPEHLLRDLNAATLLDGTPNPFHGVISVRDTINKTHGGNVLFVEASRATGWEAELTIAENQPPEVAKALGFAPGATRLQTVGGFRNISAWTLWPGATILVVGGLLALAFQWRTLGRTFGSIFRSLRGKDGGHGGITEHLEIPMTWFVFGFVVFGSASAIVLYWLFDIHWYMGVIAVVLTFFLAAVATRAAAEIGINPIGAMGKITQLTYGVIAPGNMTANLMTAGVTSGAAASCADTISNLKVGHMVGAHPRKQFIAQIFGVLAGALMCVPAYFILVPDANALGGQQFPAPSALVWAGVAKVLSQGLRTLPSSAVIAMGIAFLAGVIIVVVDRIFPKLRPYTPSPAAVGIAMMIPAYTSFSMFLGAVAAYVLEKKAVKWNEMYTIPIASGCIAGESIAGVALAALVAFGVLA
- a CDS encoding response regulator transcription factor, which codes for MNKAHVLVVDDEEDILEIVRYNLTQEGYRVTCAESSERALIEIRRHPPDVLILDLMLPGGLDGLDLCRKLKSDAETSQIPIIMLTARAEEADMVTGLELGADDYVTKPFSPRVLSARVKAMLRRQQAESTGILHFTDLVIDPDRHAVHVKGEPVELTATEFRILSVLARRPGWVFSRERIVDATQGTNVEVTSRSVDVHIVSLRRKLGECGRCIETVRGVGYRFREPHDE
- a CDS encoding HAMP domain-containing protein — encoded protein: MSKPRLSWTFYPYVLAVLCASLLAVGGFSSHRMWSIRLKNATDDLEIRGRLLLDQLPTQLLSVSGDSLMRLADALADRSGTRITIVDRNGLVLADTQRPHGSQSVPFTPEVRGALSGERGVARRYSATARAELLYVALPIHRDGEIVGALRVSLPIEWLRADFQSTNIHIAIFGLVIAFSAALIVLLLARRIARPLAQMKAGAERFAAGDFSTRIAVPGNVEMGGLAAALNEMAEHLDEKLRALTLRRNEQEAILVSLREGVIAVDGRERVLFVNRAAENLLGIENDRAVGRLLTEVIRVSELHLFIADILRGTSEAAESEIHVTTGTNQVLQVTGTELRDAQGTRIGLLVVLNDVTNLRRLENVRREFVANVSHELKTPVTAIKGFIETLEEGAWEDSSTAHTFLQRISRNADRLNSIIEDLLTLSRIEQEGRQSYLQYPFAGLREIVEAAIAGTSVKAQEHSIGVGLLCPDDLRVRANATLIEQAIVNLLDNAIKYSDPGKIVDIEVERVGSEVCVRVRDHGCGIAAEHLPRIFERFYRVDKARSRKLGGTGLGLAIVKHIVQAHGGRVDVDSTPGAGSTFSVYLPLTERDT